AAAAACTTGAAGCCCAAAAAGAGACCGCTTGATAGCGGGTTCTGTAAATTTTTTTTCAAAAGTTTTCGTACCAGTCATAACATGAACAAGCCCCTACGTTTAATTTACGCGGGAACGCCCGATTTTTCAGTGCCGGCTCTGCGCGCATTACACGGGGCGGGTCATACAATTGTTGCAGTCTTAACCCAACCCGATCGTCCGGCTGGCAGAGGACGCAAACTTCAGGCCAGTCCTGTAAAGCAAGCGGCGCTGGCATTAGGCCTGGAAGTCTTGCAACCCCTGAGCTTGCGCAAGGCCGCGATTAAAAAGCAATTACGCCGCTTGCAGGCCGACGCCATGATTGTTGCGGCATACGGCTTGATCTTGCCACAAAGCGTGCTAGATATACCACGCCTGGGTTGCTTGAATATTCACGCCTCACTCCT
The DNA window shown above is from Gammaproteobacteria bacterium and carries:
- a CDS encoding methionyl-tRNA formyltransferase produces the protein MNKPLRLIYAGTPDFSVPALRALHGAGHTIVAVLTQPDRPAGRGRKLQASPVKQAALALGLEVLQPLSLRKAAIKKQLRRLQADAMIVAAYGLILPQSVLDIPRLGCLNIHASLL